GACATGCGGTCACACAACCCCTGCAGCCCATGCATTGATCTGCCAGCACTTCGACAATTCCGCCAGGGCGTTTAACAGTTGCTCCGATCGGGCATGCCTTCTCGCAGGGTGCGTTGTCACACTGCATACAGGGCATGGGAAGAAATTTCATCTTGGAATGAGGGAATCTCCCTACCTCGTATTTCATAATTTTGTGAAGGCTGACGCCGGAAGGCGTGCCGTTATGATTTCTGCAGGCGACAGTACAAGCATTGCAGCCTACACATTTTGTCAAATCAATCAACATACCGTATCTCATTACGACAATCCTCCTTTTCTGATCAGTCTTACACATGGAGCAATTTCGATTCCGCCGCTGACACTGTCCAGTGTATCTTCCTTTGTGGTCAGAAGACGGTTGAACAGAGGGCCTTCCTTGCTCAGTGGATTGCTCTGGGCGGTACCCATACCATAAGCACCGGAAATTCCCACCGCATCGGGGTGGAACAGTTCAGAAATGCGCACGAGCCCTTCCAGACTTCCGTAGCGGGATTCTACAGTTACCCGGTCGCCGTCCTTGATGCCTTTTGTTTCAGCAGTTGCACTGTTCAGACAGATGACTGCCTCCCAGGGATCTTTTTTATAGATTTCTGCAAGCCAGGGATTCCCTACAACCCCGCCGATATCGGAAGAGTAGTAAGGGGTTTTCCAGTTAATAGCCCACAGGTCGTATTCTTCGGATACGCCGAATTCTGAACTGGGAACCCAATAGGGAACTGGCTTATAGAGGTCAAAAACAAGGCTGTCATCTTCCACGCCCGGGAACTGAATTTGATGCTTTTCGAGATTTTGCCTGAGCTGATCCGCTGTCTTTTTCAGATTGATGATATAAAACTCATGGCGTGTTTGGTTTCCTGGATGGTAATAGTAGTTGTATGCCGTCTTTTTGGGCTGCCACTTGGCGATATGTCCGTCCCGCTCCAAATCTTCCATGGTTTCGCCTTCTCCGAATTTCCAGCTCTTAACCTGAAGCTCATGAATTTCAGCCAGAGTATGTTTTTGATTGAGGTCAAGGAGGTAAGGTTCTCTCAGATTTAGACCATTTTCCTTGATGATGTAATCAACGTCCTTATTCAGATAATCGTACATGCCGTTTTCTCCATACAAGATGCCGATTCTCTCGGCCAGCTCTGTAAAGATATCGTCCACATGCATGGTGTTATAAATCGGCTTTACTGGCTGCCTCCTTTGGAGCATCTGCAGCGCGTGAACTTCATAGGACGCAGCCTGATGCTGAGGCCAGAAGGGAGCCACTCTGGAGCGTTCCATAAAGCTGTGCTCCGGCAAAACCACATCGGACATGATGGTCGGCTCATCCATATGGTAAGCAATGGAAACACTAAACGGTATCTTCCGCATCATATTGACATACTGCTCGGGATTTGCGTTGTACTTAATGATGTTTCCGCCGATATTCAGCCATGCCTTTACCTCGTATGTAAGGTAGTATTTTTCAGGGTCGGATAACGCGTG
This genomic window from Clostridiales bacterium contains:
- a CDS encoding 4Fe-4S dicluster domain-containing protein, with product MCKTDQKRRIVVMRYGMLIDLTKCVGCNACTVACRNHNGTPSGVSLHKIMKYEVGRFPHSKMKFLPMPCMQCDNAPCEKACPIGATVKRPGGIVEVLADQCMGCRGCVTACPYDSRQFVWEIKNYYEQAPVTLFEKKRHKEYQQGTVVKCTFCLNRLQEGLDPACVTTCPSQCRVFGDLDDPSSDLSKAIAAGNARPFREDLETSPSVYYING